Genomic window (Zymoseptoria tritici IPO323 chromosome 1, whole genome shotgun sequence):
CGTCATTACAAATCGCGACATGCCCTTTGCTGTGACCACCTCTCATTGAGGCAGAATGATAGCAACGGGCAGAAGGGTCCTCAGCATTGTACCGGTGAAGAGATTTCTCGGCCGGTGATGTCAAGTGACCAGGCCTCAAATCTCATGAATACCAGCAAGGGGATATTGAAAGGCCAAAAGGGCAAAGAGGCGACATAGCCATGTGACAGAGAACGGTCCTGCAGCCTGGCAGTAGGCTACTAGTGGTGGTGAATGAGCATGTTATGCAAGCCAGCCGCCAATAGCTTGCTCGGCTACGGCAGAATAACAGACGAGCTGATCGCGCCCTATCCGTGGGAGGATGCGCAGCGTAGGTATAAAGCCAACGGGTTGCCCGCGTTTGCACTGAACTTGCGCGAAATGCACTCTAAGCACAACATCTCTGTGTTTATAATGCTTCGATTGCTTCCCTTGTCTGCTCATGTCCAACGCTATTGTCTCACCATACCGACTCATCCTCCAACGAAAAGATGGCATTCCCTCGCCCAACACTTTCCCGCCAGCCTGCCGTGCGGTTGATAAAAGAGGATGCAAGACAAAAGATCCAGCTGACTGATCGCCAGCCGCTGCATTGAAATTGAGGTAAAGGCAGACTTCCACCCCAACGATGGCTCGCAAATCCGTCAAGAATGAAAGAATGAGTGGCATTGCCGACTCTTGATTTCGCCACACCATGACTGCGCGGCTGAGTGCGCTTGCCCGTTCCGTCGGCGAACCCGGGTATCTATGTCTGTTTGGAAGTGCAGTTGCCTGCTGCTTGCTCTTCGAGATGGACAAGCCCGAGTTGAGCAGGACGAGAACCACGGCTAACGTTGAGGATAGTGACGGCGGCTTGGCCCATTGGAGTACCCATACGGGTCATTGCGATCACGGAGATATGCTTCCATGGCGTTACTCATGCCGTTCGAAGGATGATTACCACTGCCCTGAGGCCAAGAGGTGACATTGCCGTAGTAGGCAGGCGGCGCGCCACCCGAGCCGGCACGAGACAGGTTTGCAGTTGACGCAGGGCACTGCTGAACAAAGCGTGGTCCGTCGACGGCGGTGTAGCCCTGGCTCACTGAGCCGTACTGGTCTGGCGAGGGTACGAGACCAATGTACGACGTGTAGAGGTCAGGCTCTTCGTATGTGATACCACCCGTCGCACGGTGACCACTCGGTCGTGGCGAAATCGTCGCACCTTGGTATGCGCCAGAGGCAGGGAGTTGCGCCTGCGGGTCTTGACTTCGGGATCAGTAGGGTCAGGAATCGTGATACCGGACTGCGATCGTACCGTTGTTGCCGTACGATCCTGCCGTAGCAGCGTTCGACGCCGTGTAGTACGACGGCGCTgaggagccgattactttGCGACCAAGTCAGCACACATGACTCACAACTATTGTCTAGACTGCTCACGGGGAGATCTGTTGTCGCCGCTACCGCCGCGGCGGGCTGCCTGGTACTGCGCTTCCGTCGTGGACATTAGACTGTCGCCGACCCACAGAACGATTCCTGGCCGCGTGTTTGTTGATGCCCCTGAGTCTTGAAGGAGGGACCTGAATGGGCTTGTAGTGCTGCTGGCAATATTTGCGAGGCCTGCGTCTACGTTTCACCGATGTGTATCTCTTTTTAGATATGCTGAAAGAATGGCAGGATGAGAGATGAGTGAGGATAGCAAAGAGAAACCAGGTTGTGGAAGTAGCGGGGCAGGTGCTTGAGGGGCCGCAGGTCGCAGAGGCCTCTGGTGTTCGCCCTCCGTGTCTTGACGAGCTCCACCCGAGGGTCATTTGAGCGAGCGGGCCCGCGAGATTCGACAATGCGTTCCCAAAGCCGCCTTGTTGCAGGATGAACAGGCTCGTGTGCCATTGACCATTGGGCATCCCAATGCTTTCTCGTCCCTGGCCTCGAGAGACCCCAAATCCGTGGGATGTCTGAATGCTGGTCAATATGCGAGCGCTGACAAATCGTGGGCTCGAACGGCATGACTGGCCGCATGAACGACCATCAAGCTGTCCAGGACCAGCACACCTTCCGTTTGTCACGCGCGTGAGCCGCGCTCATTACCTCTTTTCGTCAGGCTCTTCCAAGTTTTCTGACCGTACACGCTCGAGCAGAGCTCGTCACCCACCTGAGCGGCCAATAGGGCAGGTTTCGCCATGGGGTACGTGGATGTAGAGGTAGCTACTGGCGTATGTGCGAACAGTTGACGTAGCTTTCAAGGCCACCGAATTGCTCGTGGACCTGCGGGAAGGAACGCTTCGTTATCCGACGGGCGGCCTCTGGAGCTAATGCAAAGGTGGTCGTCTGCACCGGACGAAGGGAGCTGACGTCGAGGCTCGAAGCGAAGTGGACATGTTCGTCATTGCTGGTCCGGGCCTGCGACACTGGTCAGCTGTATGGTGTTGAGGGTGTCCTGCATTGTGGAGCCATTGGCACGGGGAAGGGCGGCGTCCTATGGAGGATCATGTGGAACGGTCATGCTCAGTCCAGTGGGAAGGTGTGTCTACCTGCGCTGTAGAGCAGACACCACGATCAGGCTGAAGTGGACCGGTCAAGTCAATGCCGAGCAGGCGGCCTCTTCAAGTGAATATTGCTCAGACCTCGTAGAGTTCCCGAGAACGCAGATGGCAAGTTTGAAGAAATCAGCAGTGTTCCTAGTTGATTGTAGAACAGCTGTGAATATCGCTCTGTATATAATGCGGAGAGGGCAAAGGGCAAAGTGATGTTGCATAACGTGCTCAGTCGTGGCGGGTGGGGGTGTAGTGTAGCTCGGGTAGCTTGTTGGGTCCTCCCGGAGATGGCTAGCATGCAAGGCACAATCAGCGCAGCAGTACGGTACGTACCAGGTCAATACCGGCGCCTAGCGGCCATAAGTCGAGGGCGAAGGAGTCCGTCACATGTGTATAGTCGAATATATAAATGGCGGGTGCCAGGAGCTGGCCGCCCACCTTTCCCCGTGTCCCGATGtatctctctctctgccaTGGCAGAAGCTGACTTGATGAGTGCAGTCGTCTCACCATCCCATTTCGCAGACATCGAAGCCTCTGCTCTGTTCGACGATCCAATGTTGGATGGCTTCTGGCAACTTCCTGGAGCAGAGGAGTCTTATCAGTTGGTGCAAGGATCATGGGAACCTTGTGCGTATTTCATGCTCGACTCGATGATCCTCGAAAGGCTACTAAGCCCTTTGCGCAGACAACCCGGATGCAGTCCCGAGGTCTACAAGTCGTGCCACGGATTTCTGGTCTTGCCGCGGTCCTTCCGAACTCTGGTGCATAGAGGACTCAGTTCCGGGTGCGTCAATGAATAAGGACGTGAAGCCGGTGTGTAAGGGCCCGGATTCAAGAGACTCCAGCTCCTCTGGGCAGAAGTGTGCATCATGCGAGGCGGTCTGCGGCAGCATGCTTGCCTTGGAGAAACACGCGAAGGACTCTGGGCACAGGTGTTTTGTGTGCACCGTTCCTGGCTGCGATCGCAGGTATGGGAGACAGGACCTATTGGCTCGGCATCGAAAAGCACATAGCAGCAAAGAGTACATGTGTATTCCGTGTAGGAGTGAGAAGGCCCAGGAAAAGTCCTTCAAGCGAAAGGACCATCTCAGACAGCATATCAAAAAGTGCCATTCGGACTGGTCATGGTCGAGTCGGTCTCCACTCCCGAGCGAGGCCGGTCAGCTAGGCCGCACGAAGATCATGAAGCTCGAATCAAGCCCGGGTTTCGTGCTGGAGGTACCTTACCAGGTCAATTGCGACCAGGCGTCTTCAAATTTCAGCGGGCCCGAGAGCGAAGCTGGAGCCGTCGAGGGAATCGTGGccgagatcaagaagaatCCAGAGTTCTCCCGGAAGCTGACAGAGGTGTTGAGTCGGAATCTTGAAAATGCGAATCTCGCATTGTTGATCTCCCAGCAACTTGCGGTCTGACGGTGACTCGTTGCCTGGATCCTCGAGAGCAGGACTTGGGGGCATTTCAGCGCTTCATTTGCAGTCCTGGCGGTTGGGATGCCGCCAGATCCATGGAGCTGCACGAGTTATACGTTGACGGAATGGGCAGTACTTGCTGCTTTTCGCCTTCTCTTTTTGGATGTCCACAAGACATGCTTGCTGCTTCATCAATAGCTGTGGATTTTTTTTTCCCATCGCGAATGGACTGCGGATTCGTTTGACTCTGGAATCCACATATTTGTGTACTGCGCGATCTGCGAGAGATGTTTGACTTTGTGATGCAAACGCAAGGCATATGGGACCGGACCTCATCTCCAACCGTGAACATGTCCCGTGACTCTGCTGCCAGTTTCATTAGTGAGTCTCGAAAGATGTGTTGGCAAGCTAAGCATCACGCGCCGTATCCGGTTTGACGGGCGTCAGTGTAGGACAGCATCGAGACTGGTCGTGATTGCGGCACAAGGAATGTACGCATAACACGCACGAGCAGCGCCATGCGACGGATCCCACGCGATGTATCACAGGTGAGAGGTGAGGTCTCAGTACTGAGTAGACCATCTGGTGCCTCAGGCTAGAACTAGAAAAGGCGACTCGCGCTTCCCCTTTGACACGTCGGATTTGGAGCAGTACCTGCACCCGTTTGAGATAGTACCTCATGCACGTTTGGGGAGCTGCTTTGCCTTTTTCGATCGACAATTTTCTCCGTGCTTTTGCTCTACTCGTCAGCTTGCCATAAAGGCTCTGTTCTGGACTCGTTCCTCCTTGCCTCGCTCTCACGCTATCGGGATCTTCTATTGACCCTGGAATTCGACCCCTCCAAGGGCCTCCTTCCTACCCCGGCAAgctctccaccgcctcgaTCCACCGGCTCGCTCGACCCCTTGAGGTTCAAACATTGCCAAGCACAGCTTCCAGCGTTTGACGACCTCCTGGACCGGTCATCTTGTCTTTGTTTCTCAGCGGCGCAGCATTCCCAGGTGATTAAAGCCTCCGTACGCCCCTGTTCCGCTCCGAGCATGAACTAACTCACCGATCCAGTTCAGAATGGCGTACAACCAACAGCAACGCCAGCAGCAGGACCAGCAGAACCAGCAGAaccaacaacagcagccCGACAACCGCAATCCGAACCGTCTCCAGCTCAACTTTGGCTACAATAACGCTCCAAACTACGCCGCCGAATCAGGTCGTGCCTTCCCGACCACTCCCTCGACATTCCCACAGCCATTCCCAAACTCTCAGGGCCAGCAAGAGGTATGGGGCACACAACAGACAAGTGGGATCAATAGCCAGGGATACTTCTACAACAATCAAAATGgcttccagcagcagcagcagccgcagcaGCCGTACAGTAACACAAATTCTCCGGCTCCTGGCTACCCAAGATCACCTGGTCCAGGTTTCAACGATGTGACCAACGGTCTTGCCCATCAATTCCAGCATCAGAACCTGGGCGGAAACACACCTCGCTCAGGCAGTCCGTACGGAAGACAGCCATCGCCAGCGATCTCTGGACGGCCGCGTACGGCCGGGGCGACTGGCCAGGCACAGTACAACAGCTACCTGAGTGCACCTGCGCCGCCAGTGCCACAGCAGAATGCTACTTATGACGACGAGCCGCCCGTGAAGAATCCGGAGAAGTATTCGAGCTCAATTGTGGACCGTGTGAAGCTGCAGAAGATGCTCACGCAGGAGTTCTTCAAGGAGAATGTGGAGAGGGCGCGTGCACGCAATGAACGGTACGACCGTGCCCCAGGACAATTTCGACAGGTCAAAGCACTAACATCTCCCACAGCTGCAAGGAACTTGATGCTATCATGAGCGACGCACAGCTATCCGACTCCCGCAAAGCAAGCAAGCAGAACAGCATGCGTCGGTCCGAGGCCAACTTTCTGAGATTCCTGCGTACTCATGAGAAGCCGCAAAACTACAACACTCTCAAAATCATTGGCAAGGGTGCCTTTGGTGAAGTCAGACTGGTGCAGAGGAAAAACGACGGCAAGATCTATGCGTTGAAATCATTGATCAAGCAAGAAATGGTATGCTAAAGCACCAGAGACTGGGAGACGGCCTGTTACTGACGCCGAACAGCACAAGAAAGACCAACTGGCCCATGTACGAGCAGAGCGTGACATTCTGGCAAACGCCGACAGCCCGTGGTTGGTGAAGCTACACACATCTTTCCAGGACAACACATTCCTCTACATGCTGATGGAGTTCCTTCCCGGTGGTGATCTCATGACGATGCTCATCAAGTACGAGATCTTCTCGGAAGATATCACCCGCTTCTACATGGCAGAGATCACTCTGGCTATCGAGGCAGTTCACAAGCTAGGCTTCATCCATCGTGACATCAAACCCGACAACATCCTACTTGACCGCGGCGGGCATATCAAGCTCACCGATTTCGGTCTCAGCACTGGCTTTTCCAAGGAGCATTCGGCATCCTACTACCAACAACTCATGTCCCAGACAAAATCCAAGTCGGTCTCGCAGAACCGCAACAGT
Coding sequences:
- the MgCBK1 gene encoding Serine/threonine-protein kinase (Serine/threonine protein kinase that regulates cell morphogenesis pathways; involved in cell wall biosynthesis, apical growth, proper mating projection morphology, bipolar bud site selection in diploid cells, and cell separation.), with the translated sequence MAYNQQQRQQQDQQNQQNQQQQPDNRNPNRLQLNFGYNNAPNYAAESGRAFPTTPSTFPQPFPNSQGQQEVWGTQQTSGINSQGYFYNNQNGFQQQQQPQQPYSNTNSPAPGYPRSPGPGFNDVTNGLAHQFQHQNLGGNTPRSGSPYGRQPSPAISGRPRTAGATGQAQYNSYLSAPAPPVPQQNATYDDEPPVKNPEKYSSSIVDRVKLQKMLTQEFFKENVERARARNERCKELDAIMSDAQLSDSRKASKQNSMRRSEANFLRFLRTHEKPQNYNTLKIIGKGAFGEVRLVQRKNDGKIYALKSLIKQEMHKKDQLAHVRAERDILANADSPWLVKLHTSFQDNTFLYMLMEFLPGGDLMTMLIKYEIFSEDITRFYMAEITLAIEAVHKLGFIHRDIKPDNILLDRGGHIKLTDFGLSTGFSKEHSASYYQQLMSQTKSKSVSQNRNSVSLDQIQLTVSNRAQVNTWRKSRRQLAYSTVGTPDYIAPEIFSGKGYDFGCDWWSVGTIMFECLIGWPPFCAEEPHDTYRKIVDWPRHLNFPADQQLGPEAEHFIRSLICDPANRLGRVSGAQELKNHPFFHGVNWDGLRKIRAPFEPKLQSNVDTQYFPIDEIPQVDNSAQLRAQTDALGGDDSTLSLPFIGYTYKRFDAFRGS